Below is a window of Conger conger chromosome 16, fConCon1.1, whole genome shotgun sequence DNA.
ATTTTTGGGTggtatttttctgtgtgttttcctTGTTTGAACAGCAACCAAACATATTGCCTTTGTTTTATGGATTGTCTTAATTTATATAAGCTTGTAAAATCATATGTCAATAAAATGTAGTATGTGTTGCGTAGTATGTTGAAAACCCTCTTCATTCTCAATTCAAACCTTCTGTTAATTTTCCCATGTTTATTAATCCAGGCATTACTCGACAAACATATCACATGACCTTAAACTTGTGTGTGACCTCAGCATCATAGAATATGTATCAGTAACTGTTGCTCTGACTGCCTGCTGAATTCCTTACATTCagactagaaaatacatttaatactgCCTTGAAAAACCCTAAGTGAACACCATAAGCATCAGTCAGTCATAAAGTAAacttaaaaacaaaagaaaaccatACAAAACGGACAATAAAGAAGATATATGTTTTACCCTCTCAGCTCTGGGACTGAGTGAAGGATGTAAAACAATTTCAACGGTTACAATGCTAATAATCAGAGGGGACAAAACACGAAAAAATACTCTCTAAAGATATGGATGATAACTGTCGCTCACTCAAGCCAACACATGTCCTTTTTTCCACACCAGCGCAGGTTGCTTATCTTCTGCTTTTACGTTCCCTCCTTCTTCTTCCAGCTTTCTTGCTTCTCCTCTTCTATCCTTCCATCATTTGCTTGTTCGCCtccttcatcctcctcctcctctagcACTCGTTCTGCTCCTGTGCCCCTCGTTATTTCCCGTCCTTCTTGTGGTTGAGTTCCACCAGCACCAGCTCCGAGTCCTCGGCCACCTTCAGCAGGGTCTTCTCCGGTCCGGTGAGTTCCTCCGTCACCTCCACCAGAGCCTCCTCCAGAGCCTCCTCCACGGGCATCAAATCGACCGTCTCCtgcaccacctccacctcctcctcttccccctcctcagtTTCAAGCTCCGCCTCCTCCGCCACCTCCTCCGGATACTTCTTCACGTGGAAGGTGAAGGGCGGCACCTTGTAGACATTGGGGTCGGACGGTTTCTTGGccttcttggccttctttttgGATGTGGACTCCGGCTTCTCCTTCCTTTCGGGCTTGATAGTTATGCGGTTGCCGAGCTGCTCCATGGTCTTCCCCAGGTTCTGCCGGGTCTTCTCCATGTTCTCCTTGGTCTTCAGCCGGGTCTTCGCCATGTTCTCTCGTgttctctgcctggtttttgccAGGTTCTCCCTCGTCTTCTGCCGGGTCCTCTCCATCTTCTCCTTGGAGAAGGCCTTCTTGATGTTGTCTATCTGCTGCCGGCCGGTGCGCTTGATCCGCTCCGCCCGTGACTCCTCGATGATCTCCTCGATCTCCACCTCCTCGTCGGAGGAAGGAACCATGCGCGCCTCGTCCCCCACCTGCTCCGCAGCGCCCTCCGTCAGCACGGCCTCCCCCTCCACCGCTGGAACGTCCGCTTTCGCTAGTTTCCCTGCTTCctgcagaggaagagagaaggaaaaaCTCAAAAACGAACTACAGTAAAGGCCAGAAAAGAACCTTGTATcacagaattattttattttattttattttattttattttattttattttattttattttattttattttattttattttatgagaaGTATGTTCTTTGTAAGGGTAGCACTAATGTGATTGTTTCACATACTCCCAACTATTTACCCCTTCAGATCTGACATTGCAAcggacattaaataaaatagagagttgactttttcttttttagtttgaGCCTCATTTTTACATGTAATAGGAGTAAGAAAAACAATTCAGGTCTGAGCTAACaggtttattgatttatttacttGCAATTTACTTGCTCATTCATTTAttggctttgttttgtttttatgtttctaATAAAGGTTTATCCTCTGTAATAATCTTACTGGGCACAAATGATCTATTGAGAGGTCtggatatggatatgaataATCCTGAAATACTGAAAAGATAATTCTGGAAAAATATGGCCAATTTAAGAAGGTAGCTCAACTACACAAGCTGAAAATAGTGTGCTCTAACACATGTGGGCTTGTTCATTGAAAAAACCCTGTGGGTTCTGGTGCAACACTGTATAAAAACCAGAGGTAATGAAATAGGCCCGAGGCACTTTGATTACCCCTTTCACATTGAAACCAGAGAAGTGCTCTGCTGGCTATATTTTACATTGGCAGGTGAGTGAATCAAAAGCACCTTATAGAGCATTCCATGATACAGAGCACACAACATACAACATGCTAACTAAACGGGATGCTGCAGTAATTCTGCAATAACCAGCAAATGTACATTGGCCCACATTGATCTGCTAATTTGCTCATTTTGGTTAGTTCAGGAAAGCTGTGCGTGTATGAAAACGCGCATGTGTGATTAAAGCATAAACCATGGTACAATCAAAATACCTGCGCTTCCCTTGTTCATTCCATTGTATCTTCGTTGTTTGTTCCTACTACTGAATACAGTCAAGCCCTGAACTACAACTGTATAATATTTTCAAAGGAAACTTTGGTTACAAATGAGCCCTCCTTGCTATTCTATTGACTCAGACAGTATATTGGATGTGAGCTCCTAAAATGCCTCACCTTACATGCCTCCCTAACTATAGTTAATCTATATAGTTTTTATAgtttaatgcatttcattttaaccTAAACATTACAAGGTAGACTCTTATATAAGAATAGAATCagcaaatgaaaacacaaatgcaaagGTAGTGGAAGGTCATGAAGCTGAATggaaaagattttttaaatgtgtgacaAGGACTGTATGTTCTGGCATAAACTAAGCTCGTTCAACTCTGCCTCTTGtggacaatatatatatatacagcagCCTTTTAATGTTAGCTGCctaaaatacacatttgttACATTGCATTTTCTCATATACATTTTTCCTATTAACCTGTGCCCTGAAGACTATCTGTTTGcaactggataagagcgccagccaaatgccattaatataatgtaatgtaatgtaatgtatagagCTTTAAATAACAAGTCTGAGCATATGAGTTGACCTTTGATTTGACACTACACAAACACCCCTGGAGCACAGACATCTCCACAGCAAAAAATGCTTCAGCCTATTTACATCAACTGCATTTTTAGGACACATACCCTGCGGTCCTgttacacacaccctacaccacTGCAGGACAGTTAGGGCAGAATACCTATATTCTACATTTAGCAAGAGTACATGCTCAAATTATGAAAGCACAGGACCATCAGTCTCCCTCTTGCACACATGGTGGCACTTCATGGCACGCTgtagtttaaaggtacaatcagtcatttcagacttctaatggtcaagagaggacttgcaacaacaaacaccctcaaaccacaacactgtttatcccaccccccaCGCCATGACCAATTTTCTACCAAtgtgcttgaattattgtacagctgtacaatgttttgttaCAGAGCGCCGGTCCATCAACTATATTTTGAGACCAAAATttcaggactataaacacaggcagagggtgagtcataATGTCtttcagtgagcctttttctaTGATAGGaattgtcttgtaacaatgtttaaacacaaaaatccatattgtgcctttaatgtaatggcTACCACTGTCAGTTGTGACTCTCAAAACTCAGTACTGTCTCTTTGCCGCACCATTTTGGATGTACTTCAGGAAGTGGCTCTGAATAAGAGCCCCAGCTGAATGTGTAAAAATATTATGTAACCTACTATAATTAATTTCCCTTCTGTGACATTAATCCTGTACCCCGCCAGAGCAGAGCTTATTGGCTGAGCCAAACCCACTTTTATGAGTAGGATTTTTGGGGGAATTGTTTGACTTGTCAGTGTTCTAGTACATCGGCATTAAAATGTCCAGTTAGACACATTCTTATGAagaacatatttgtgaccttacACCATAACCTAACTTTGAAGAGTatgctttttggaatgtttttttaattatatgtcagtgttctggaactccattgctttcatttaccagtagtgactgttacatcagaatgaaaatgttcagttaagaacattctaatcacatatttatgatcttgcatcttaaaaaaacatattcttcAGACCACATCTTGGCTACCAGAATCCACATTAAACTCTTCAGTGCTAACTATTTAGGTCTCCTGGTGGTTACTTGCTATTATATGATTTAGGCTCGTTTTTTGACCACCATGTATACATTATATTAAATGTTTCAGCAGTGTACATGTACGGCTAGGACATTGGACACTGTGACAAAGTATGACCACATAACAGGAGCTGTGGGATCTAAATGAAGCATCATTTCATCAGACTAATGTGACTTGCTGTTTACACGGTTTAGAAGTTTAGAACTTAACTTCCATTGTATAATTGCATTCCTATAACCTGGATGAGCTTTGATGGAAGGATTCCTCAATGATGATTTGGATGTTGGATCGGCCAGCGAACATACTGAAGGGTCGAGTCTAAAACAGCTTACTTGCCTACTAATTAGTATGCAAGTAGAATACACTTTGTATACAGAACTTGTACACTCAATAGTAGGCACGTAAGTAAGCCAAGGTTATGGCTGAACTTGTATGGAGGATGAAAGAGCAGAAACAGCAGTACACCACTAGAGGGCATATGAGGGGAAATGAACTGGGAGGCATGGAGAGTGAAATTCAGTATGACTAGCGATTACAGAGAAGTGTATTTAGTAGCTCTGCGGGTTTTCAGGGTCGCTTATCAGCAGCTGTAACTTGCTGCTAAGATACTGTATCACCAGCAGGGACTAGtggtatttaatatattttggtaGTATGCATTTCATATGTTCTGCTTGCCTATTTAAACTATTTTTGTCTGGTTTATACCTACGTATTTGCCACATGCAAAGCAATCTACACCTAGATCATTTTTACTGTAGCTCATagatacatttatttgtatttcatagATTATTTGGAAggaattttctgttttttaaacaaGATACTAGATTTTACTGTATTCTGTCCATCACTGACACCATGTCATGCATTTGCCTGAAAGGAAGGAGAGACAAAATGTCATCATATTTTGGGAGACTTAAGACAAGCTACAGCACACAGTTAGGGTTGCCAGATGCTTTGGTTTTCAACCAGAATGTCTGGATTTAAAATTCTTTGTACAGGTTCATTTTGTAGTACCGAACCAACAAtataacatttggtctgagtaGTTCTTGGAAAAAACGTACCATTAGTTTGTAACAAACTCTTACAAACCCTTTCAACCCCTCTCGGTTGGCAATCTGTTCCGATAGTCACCACCCTCCTGCTGGTCAGCCATTGGTCCAGACAGGGAAACACTTGTGATAAAAAGCCAGCTTTATATCCTAAATGTgtattatattaaataattacCATTGTAGTTTTCCCAGAACTGCAGATTTTTGGCTGCTTCTTTGGAAATCAGTTTCCCGTAATAGGCACTACTCACACAAACCTGCTACTCTGCTGTGTACCAGCAGGCTGAAACCTTCTTTTGTGACACTGAACAAGCCATATTAAAACAAGAGAGACATAAATCTCTGATTGGACTGCCTGTTTtaccttcttattgtctcccaaattactagccataaaaataaaaaatctgtgagaaacattcCATTTTAGAGCCTGTGGTATATatagtaagtgaaagtttgccACCtctatgggaaagtgccaccagaatcatccgcaaagaaatctgagataaaaataaaaatagttgcatattttcagacattttatacagttaaaaAGGGTCAAAAGAATCCAGATTTGTATGCCAggttggtacaggactttgcataacattatgtttattgcttttttattatttaatcccaccaaattagaaaattagactcaacactgaatggggtcaaattgacgcaaaacataataggagggttaagagAGGCATCTAGACGTCTAGAGAGGTTGAAATCTGGGATTGTGAGACATTTTGAcctaaacaaacagacaaatttAACCCCAATTCAGCTCAGGTTTCACCCGGAAATAGCCTGGGTACGTCCTAGTGGACtagaaacctttcacttttcaaccactTTTCAACATACATTGgttgaaaaaatgacaaaatggctgccatgcatcatcCTGGTGGATGCTACACATGGGTGGtagtttccccctcatcgctGTAAAGCGCTTTCAGTCCCCGGCTGGTGAGAAAAGTTTAATACAAAtacaaggaattattattattataaatacaatgagttattattattcattattattatttattataaataaattggTGTTAAATTAGTTTGTGTCTCGCTCCCAGATTTCTACCCCCCAGACGTCTAGAATCGGGCTTTCGCCCATCGGGCTTAACCCCGGCCCTGCTTGCCCTgccctccaccctcctcctcctcccctcatcATAAAAGCTGGCTCCTCTTCCTTATCTGGTCCTGTGTGCCGGCCGGGCCCGCCGGCCGAGCGCCGGGTCTATTTCGGGCTCGCCCGCCTCTCCTCCGCCCCGGGATTCCAGCCGGGTTCCCTGGCGTCGGGCCACTGCCACATTCTGCTCTCCCCATACCGGCAACAGATACACACTGCCCTGTCGCCCGGGGCGACGGGGCTGCAAAATGAGATGCCGCGCCGAAAGGGCGGTCGGGGGAATGCCAGTTCTCCGCTCACGCCCACCCGGTGGCGTTCCAGGGTACTACGCCCCCGTAAAAACTGATTAGTATGTTTTACGAAATGAAACGGATAGAAAACACAGTTATTTTTACATGATTATGGGCCcttctatatacagtatagtgaCACATTGGAAAGGAATGGGAATGTCATATAATATATGTTTGACATATACATTTCTTATGATCTCAATATAGTATTTTCAATGGTGAGGTCCATTAtgtgttaaaaaataatgaattcatgtgagaattatacactcactgagtattctattaggtatttttattacacttatttttttcttctgctgctgtcggctatccacttagaggttaatatttttcagtgatgctcttctgcatatcactgttgtaatgcatggttatttgcatgactgtcaccttcctg
It encodes the following:
- the LOC133113947 gene encoding caveolae-associated protein 1-like, whose translation is MADSSAQLDRVPLTEASDDDDEVALAAPGPAGRRGEEEDEDEAADGPKSEAQMNGVMVLALLDKIIGVVDQIQQTQNGLEARQDDMERSVSGIHSDLTKLTKNYGSTASSVNKMLDKVRKVSVNIKTVRSDLEKQAGQIKQLENNEHELLKRRNFKVLIYPEAGKLAKADVPAVEGEAVLTEGAAEQVGDEARMVPSSDEEVEIEEIIEESRAERIKRTGRQQIDNIKKAFSKEKMERTRQKTRENLAKTRQRTRENMAKTRLKTKENMEKTRQNLGKTMEQLGNRITIKPERKEKPESTSKKKAKKAKKPSDPNVYKVPPFTFHVKKYPEEVAEEAELETEEGEEEEVEVVQETVDLMPVEEALEEALVEVTEELTGPEKTLLKVAEDSELVLVELNHKKDGK